The Metamycoplasma gateae genome window below encodes:
- a CDS encoding MHO_1590 family protein translates to MKERTKKILLWTGIGLVVASTIAVATTFVIMKENKKKEETHKNIIDNNIDTDKKSSKLKNELDKENDNEETRDEEFLLDDKNKKEVDWREIFPDIKSSDYYDKLNYRDGQAWIDEDMIVYIIKDILNRMLVTNGEVNYAYKQIDDQNLLITFKWNNDDEKSSITYKIYTNKV, encoded by the coding sequence ATGAAAGAAAGAACAAAAAAGATATTACTATGAACTGGAATAGGGTTGGTAGTCGCTTCAACAATAGCAGTTGCTACAACATTTGTTATCATGAAAGAAAATAAGAAAAAGGAAGAAACTCATAAAAATATAATTGACAATAATATAGATACTGATAAAAAAAGTTCAAAATTAAAAAATGAACTAGATAAAGAAAATGATAATGAAGAAACTAGGGATGAAGAATTTTTATTAGACGATAAAAATAAAAAAGAGGTTGATTGAAGAGAAATATTTCCTGATATCAAAAGTTCCGATTACTATGATAAATTAAATTATCGTGACGGACAAGCATGAATTGATGAAGATATGATTGTTTATATAATAAAAGATATTTTGAATCGTATGCTTGTGACAAATGGAGAAGTGAATTATGCATACAAACAAATTGATGACCAAAATTTATTAATAACTTTTAAATGAAATAATGATGATGAAAAAAGTTCCATAACATATAAGATATACACAAATAAGGTATAA
- a CDS encoding acyl carrier protein has product MNFKELVFKELKKLTKKTFDLNTQIKELNIDSLDLVILVSDLESKLKIEIKDEELMKLKTIEDIINIIEQKHIK; this is encoded by the coding sequence ATGAATTTTAAAGAATTAGTATTTAAAGAATTGAAAAAATTAACAAAAAAAACTTTTGATTTAAACACTCAAATAAAAGAGTTAAACATCGATAGTCTTGATTTGGTTATTTTAGTTTCGGATTTAGAATCAAAATTAAAAATAGAAATAAAAGATGAAGAATTAATGAAATTAAAAACAATTGAAGACATTATAAATATAATTGAACAAAAACATATAAAATAA